A portion of the Celeribacter baekdonensis genome contains these proteins:
- a CDS encoding Hint domain-containing protein, producing MGSSLINNPIGYSQDPWGDANDGAYITGGDSVFEDDDVIVFTVQKVNHDGTFDDKTQITGIEVYDNAADYVNGIPKYTYELEKDGGWGWGHNTVSGDVSTSVHNMGDAYLHFPANDFVSSDPNAPDLNYLFLAPGVDLSEAYPVWLSHEQGIDYNEDGSIAGSEVGDGVFTTDNNLFAENEIAAAICLTRGTLIDTPEGPKFIETLSEGDLIHTLDDGPQPIRWIGSRRVVATGKLAPIRIKAGALGNFRDLTVSPNHRMMIRGPKAEILFGERDVLVAAKHLVNDNTIRHMSGGTVEYFHMLFDRHQIIFAEGCPTESLYPGQEALGAVNPEARAEILTLFPEFEHGTQQAELSRYELKAWEAQALKHAS from the coding sequence ATGGGGTCCTCCCTCATCAACAATCCGATTGGCTATTCCCAAGACCCTTGGGGGGATGCCAATGACGGGGCCTATATCACCGGCGGCGACAGCGTTTTTGAAGATGATGACGTGATCGTTTTCACCGTGCAAAAGGTCAATCATGACGGCACTTTTGACGACAAAACCCAAATCACGGGGATTGAGGTCTATGACAATGCCGCCGACTATGTGAATGGCATCCCCAAATACACCTATGAGCTGGAAAAAGACGGCGGCTGGGGATGGGGGCATAACACAGTCAGCGGCGATGTCTCCACAAGCGTGCACAACATGGGCGACGCCTATCTGCATTTCCCCGCCAATGATTTCGTCAGCTCCGACCCAAACGCCCCGGATTTGAACTACCTGTTTTTGGCGCCGGGCGTGGATTTATCCGAAGCCTACCCGGTTTGGCTCTCGCATGAGCAAGGCATCGACTATAACGAAGACGGCTCCATTGCGGGCAGCGAGGTCGGCGACGGGGTCTTTACCACCGACAACAACCTATTTGCCGAAAATGAAATTGCCGCCGCGATTTGTTTGACCCGTGGAACGTTGATTGACACGCCCGAGGGGCCCAAATTTATCGAGACCCTGAGCGAAGGCGACCTCATTCATACGCTCGATGATGGACCGCAACCGATCCGCTGGATTGGGTCCCGCCGGGTCGTGGCCACGGGCAAACTCGCCCCGATCCGCATCAAAGCCGGTGCTTTGGGCAATTTCCGTGACCTCACCGTCTCACCCAATCACCGGATGATGATCCGTGGTCCAAAAGCCGAAATACTGTTTGGCGAACGCGATGTCTTGGTCGCGGCGAAACATTTGGTCAACGACAACACGATCCGCCACATGTCTGGCGGCACGGTGGAGTATTTTCACATGTTGTTTGACCGTCATCAAATCATCTTTGCCGAGGGCTGTCCGACCGAAAGCCTCTACCCCGGCCAAGAGGCCTTGGGCGCAGTCAACCCAGAGGCGCGGGCCGAGATTTTGACGCTGTTTCCCGAATTCGAACACGGAACACAACAGGCGGAACTGTCACGCTATGAATTGAAAGCCTGGGAGGCGCAGGCGCTCAAACACGCGTCTTAA
- a CDS encoding Hint domain-containing protein — protein sequence MPTEDILVMGSSLLDNASIGTNSGGTNGGNMMIHSGDMVFQSDDVIVITVENVTDGEVTGQSRIVGMVVYDTPADYVNGTPLYTYHPMNPGQYANIQSDISGLGDTYLRFNANVLVSSDGGPQINTILIAPGQDLSQLRPVIQIGHETDMDYDGDGVIDTQGDGNFNIDNNLIAEEIIHGAVCLTRGTLIDTPKGPRYIETLTEGDLVNTLDAGPQPIRWIGSRKLAARGPLAPVLIRAGALGNLRDLCVSQNHRMLLRGPQAEVLFGERDVLVAAKHLVNDTTIRLKPGGTVEYFHMLFDRHQIIFAEGCPTESLYPGQQALNSVTTDSRDEILSVFPELLCESRDPHLSRYELKAWEAQALKRAS from the coding sequence ATGCCAACCGAAGACATTCTCGTGATGGGGTCCTCCCTCCTCGACAACGCGTCGATTGGGACCAACAGTGGCGGCACCAATGGCGGCAACATGATGATTCACAGCGGCGACATGGTGTTTCAGAGCGACGATGTGATTGTCATCACCGTTGAGAACGTCACTGACGGCGAAGTCACCGGCCAAAGCCGGATCGTCGGCATGGTGGTCTATGACACCCCTGCCGATTATGTGAACGGCACGCCCCTCTACACGTATCACCCGATGAATCCCGGCCAATACGCCAATATCCAAAGCGACATTTCGGGGCTGGGCGACACCTATCTGCGCTTTAACGCCAATGTGTTGGTCTCCTCCGATGGCGGGCCGCAGATCAACACCATTTTGATCGCACCCGGTCAGGACCTAAGCCAACTGCGCCCCGTCATCCAAATTGGCCATGAAACCGACATGGATTATGATGGCGACGGGGTGATCGACACCCAAGGTGACGGCAATTTCAACATCGACAACAACCTGATCGCCGAAGAGATCATCCATGGCGCGGTCTGTCTGACCCGTGGCACCTTGATCGACACCCCCAAAGGCCCGCGCTACATCGAAACACTCACCGAGGGCGATTTGGTCAATACGCTGGACGCCGGGCCACAACCGATCCGTTGGATCGGATCGCGCAAACTTGCGGCCCGTGGCCCCCTCGCCCCGGTGCTGATCCGGGCGGGCGCTTTGGGCAATCTGCGCGATCTCTGCGTGTCTCAAAACCACCGCATGTTGTTGCGTGGTCCGCAGGCCGAAGTGTTGTTTGGCGAACGCGATGTCTTGGTTGCGGCCAAACATTTGGTCAATGACACCACCATCCGGCTCAAACCGGGCGGCACGGTGGAGTATTTTCACATGCTGTTTGACCGTCATCAAATCATCTTTGCCGAAGGCTGCCCGACCGAAAGCCTCTACCCCGGCCAACAGGCGCTCAATTCCGTCACCACAGACTCGCGCGATGAAATTCTATCAGTGTTTCCCGAACTCCTGTGCGAAAGCCGTGATCCCCACCTGTCGCGCTACGAATTAAAAGCCTGGGAGGCACAGGCACTCAAACGCGCGAGCTGA
- the gatB gene encoding Asp-tRNA(Asn)/Glu-tRNA(Gln) amidotransferase subunit GatB yields MLDHLEFTTPKPKVISGAKDDWELVIGMEIHAQVASQSKLFSGASTKFGNEPNSNVSFVDAAMPGMLPVINEFCVEQAVRTGLGLKAEINLFSAFDRKNYFYPDLPQGYQISQLYHPIVGEGEVLVDMEPGVARLVRIERIHLEQDAGKSIHDMDPTMSFVDLNRTGVALMEIVSRPDIRGPEEAAAYVLKLRQILRYLGTCDGNMQNGNLRADVNVSVCRPGQYEKYQATQDFGHLGTRCEIKNMNSTRFIQMAIDYEARRQIAILEDGGTVDQETRLYDADKNETRSMRSKEEAHDYRYFPCPDLLPLEIEQGWVDDIAKTLPELPDEKKARFVKEFGLSEYDANVLTADTANASYFEGVAAGTDGKLAANWVINELFGRLKKDDKDIETSPVSPQQLGGIVKLIKSGDISGKIAKDLFEIVYTEGGIPAEIVEARGMKQVTDTGAIEKAVDEVIAANPGQVEKAQQNPKLAGWFVGQVMKATGGKANPGAVDALVKAKLGL; encoded by the coding sequence ATGCTCGATCATCTCGAATTCACCACGCCAAAACCGAAAGTCATTTCGGGGGCAAAAGACGACTGGGAACTGGTGATCGGGATGGAAATCCACGCTCAGGTTGCCTCTCAATCCAAACTGTTCTCCGGCGCCTCGACGAAATTTGGCAATGAGCCGAACTCGAACGTCTCTTTCGTGGATGCGGCCATGCCCGGCATGTTGCCCGTGATCAACGAATTCTGCGTCGAACAGGCGGTGCGCACGGGGCTGGGCCTCAAGGCCGAGATCAACCTGTTCTCCGCCTTTGACCGCAAAAACTATTTCTACCCGGATCTGCCGCAGGGCTACCAGATTTCGCAGCTCTATCACCCGATCGTCGGCGAAGGCGAAGTTTTGGTCGATATGGAACCCGGTGTCGCCCGTTTGGTGCGCATCGAGCGCATCCATTTGGAACAAGACGCCGGAAAATCCATTCACGACATGGACCCGACCATGTCCTTTGTCGACCTGAACCGCACCGGTGTGGCCCTGATGGAAATCGTGTCCCGCCCGGACATTCGCGGGCCTGAAGAAGCCGCCGCCTATGTGCTCAAACTGCGTCAAATCCTGCGCTATCTGGGCACCTGCGATGGCAACATGCAAAACGGCAACCTGCGCGCCGATGTGAACGTCTCCGTCTGTCGTCCGGGTCAGTATGAAAAATACCAAGCGACCCAAGATTTTGGGCATCTCGGCACCCGCTGTGAGATCAAAAACATGAACTCGACGCGGTTCATCCAGATGGCAATTGATTACGAAGCCCGCCGTCAAATCGCAATTTTGGAAGACGGAGGCACGGTCGATCAGGAGACCCGTCTCTATGACGCTGACAAAAACGAAACCCGGTCGATGCGCTCCAAAGAAGAGGCGCATGACTACCGCTATTTCCCCTGCCCGGACCTTCTCCCGCTGGAGATCGAACAGGGCTGGGTTGATGACATCGCGAAGACCTTGCCCGAGCTGCCCGACGAGAAAAAAGCCCGCTTTGTCAAAGAGTTCGGCCTCTCGGAATATGACGCAAACGTGTTGACCGCCGACACTGCCAACGCCAGCTATTTCGAAGGCGTGGCCGCGGGCACAGACGGAAAACTGGCCGCAAACTGGGTGATCAACGAACTCTTTGGTCGTCTGAAAAAGGACGACAAAGACATCGAAACCTCGCCAGTGTCCCCCCAACAATTGGGCGGCATCGTCAAACTGATCAAATCCGGCGACATCTCTGGCAAGATCGCCAAAGACCTGTTTGAAATCGTCTACACCGAGGGCGGCATCCCGGCCGAGATCGTCGAAGCGCGCGGCATGAAACAGGTCACAGACACCGGCGCGATTGAAAAAGCGGTTGACGAAGTGATCGCCGCCAACCCCGGCCAGGTCGAAAAAGCGCAACAAAACCCGAAACTTGCGGGTTGGTTTGTGGGCCAGGTGATGAAAGCCACGGGTGGCAAGGCCAATCCCGGTGCAGTGGATGCATTGGTAAAGGCCAAACTCGGCCTCTAA
- a CDS encoding DUF4177 domain-containing protein, whose protein sequence is MPLYEYLTVPAPRKGEKIRGIKTSEGRIAQAMQSVLNEKGAEGWEYIRADLLPMEERSGLTSKAVTYHTVLVFRRERDATAVATAATTEQAAVQPRKSPVADRNTPPPSVPFPSHAEKGAGANARRLSPDVADEIAEDRES, encoded by the coding sequence ATGCCCCTTTATGAGTACCTCACCGTGCCCGCCCCGCGCAAAGGCGAGAAAATCCGCGGCATCAAGACCTCTGAGGGCCGGATCGCGCAAGCGATGCAAAGCGTGCTCAATGAAAAAGGCGCTGAGGGCTGGGAGTATATCCGCGCCGATCTTTTACCGATGGAAGAGCGTTCTGGGTTGACGTCAAAGGCCGTCACCTATCACACGGTTTTGGTGTTTCGTCGTGAGCGCGATGCCACTGCCGTGGCGACGGCCGCCACGACGGAACAGGCCGCGGTACAACCGCGCAAATCTCCGGTCGCGGACCGCAACACGCCACCGCCCTCTGTCCCCTTTCCGTCCCATGCCGAAAAAGGCGCGGGCGCCAACGCCCGCCGCCTCTCGCCCGACGTGGCCGATGAGATTGCCGAAGACCGCGAGTCTTAA
- a CDS encoding BolA family protein — MTIADEMRVRLQAAFAPKILQIEDDSASHAGHAGNPGGAGETHFNVMIRSDAFAGQSRVSRHRMVHKALGDLVPRIHALALDLDA, encoded by the coding sequence ATGACAATTGCGGATGAAATGCGCGTCAGGTTACAGGCGGCCTTTGCGCCAAAAATCTTGCAGATCGAGGATGATAGCGCCTCACACGCCGGACATGCCGGAAATCCCGGCGGGGCGGGGGAGACGCATTTTAATGTGATGATCCGCTCAGACGCCTTTGCCGGACAATCGCGCGTGTCGCGTCACCGGATGGTGCACAAAGCGCTCGGCGATTTGGTGCCGCGCATTCATGCGCTGGCCCTGGATTTGGACGCCTGA
- a CDS encoding J domain-containing protein yields the protein MDKNDPFGFDMSVTSSKKNKRGGRRGMSGAFETSKRVCEHDGCQESGQYRAPRSPDHLDEYKWFCKDHVREYNLKWNFFTNATPEEMDEQIKASQTGERPTKPFGKKSVEQRAWERLGIDDAHEVLGENATQNPGKSDPAASTRKLPPVERQAIDILEAKDHWTKAEIKKQYRALIKVLHPDVNGGDRSQEEQLQQVVWAWDQLKESRWFK from the coding sequence ATGGATAAAAACGATCCCTTCGGTTTTGATATGTCAGTCACGTCATCAAAAAAGAACAAACGTGGTGGCAGACGCGGCATGTCCGGGGCATTTGAGACCTCTAAACGGGTCTGTGAACATGACGGATGTCAGGAATCGGGCCAATATCGCGCGCCCCGGTCGCCTGATCATTTGGACGAGTATAAGTGGTTTTGTAAGGACCACGTGCGCGAATATAATTTGAAATGGAATTTTTTCACCAACGCCACGCCGGAAGAAATGGACGAGCAAATCAAAGCGTCCCAAACCGGCGAACGTCCGACCAAGCCCTTTGGCAAAAAATCGGTCGAACAGAGGGCGTGGGAACGTCTTGGCATTGATGACGCTCATGAGGTGTTGGGCGAAAACGCGACGCAGAATCCGGGCAAATCTGACCCGGCGGCCTCGACGCGCAAATTGCCACCTGTGGAGCGGCAAGCGATTGATATTTTGGAGGCCAAGGATCATTGGACCAAGGCCGAGATCAAAAAACAGTATCGCGCTTTGATCAAAGTGCTGCACCCGGACGTGAACGGCGGCGATCGCTCGCAAGAGGAGCAATTGCAACAGGTCGTTTGGGCCTGGGATCAGCTCAAAGAGAGCCGTTGGTTTAAATAG